One genomic window of Vibrio mangrovi includes the following:
- a CDS encoding ubiquinone biosynthesis accessory factor UbiJ, whose product MPFEPLLTATIETVLNRLVQDDPALVRQLARLKGNVIQIHLKELDKTLTFVFSQQIDVLAQYEGTPDCYLSLTLSILPQLQEQANITQLIKQDKLVLEGDMQLAQKFSQLMTDCKPDWEEWLSRLTGDVVAHTVAQGVKDFGHFLQSHHQRHQSHLAQVLTEEWRIAPGPLELADFCDQVDEVQSQLSRLEVRIQSLTEKL is encoded by the coding sequence ATGCCATTTGAACCTTTACTGACCGCAACGATTGAAACTGTCCTGAACCGACTTGTTCAGGACGACCCGGCACTGGTGCGCCAGCTTGCCCGCCTGAAAGGGAATGTCATTCAGATCCATCTTAAAGAACTGGATAAAACGCTGACGTTTGTGTTCAGTCAGCAGATTGATGTGTTGGCGCAGTATGAAGGAACGCCGGATTGCTATCTCTCTCTGACATTATCAATTCTGCCACAGTTACAGGAACAGGCGAATATCACTCAATTGATTAAGCAGGATAAACTGGTTCTGGAAGGTGACATGCAACTGGCTCAGAAATTCTCTCAGCTGATGACAGACTGTAAGCCGGACTGGGAAGAATGGTTGTCGCGTCTGACCGGAGACGTAGTTGCGCATACTGTGGCTCAGGGGGTTAAGGATTTCGGTCATTTCCTGCAATCTCATCATCAGCGTCATCAGTCTCATCTGGCTCAGGTTCTGACAGAGGAGTGGCGGATTGCGCCGGGGCCACTGGAACTGGCTGATTTTTGTGATCAGGTGGACGAAGTACAGAGTCAGTTATCCCGGCTTGAAGTCCGGATCCAGTCTCTGACGGAGAAACTATGA
- the ubiE gene encoding bifunctional demethylmenaquinone methyltransferase/2-methoxy-6-polyprenyl-1,4-benzoquinol methylase UbiE, whose amino-acid sequence MAANQETTHFGFETVAKEEKVRKVAEVFHSVAAKYDIMNDLMSGGIHRLWKRFTIDCSGVRPGQKILDLGGGTGDLTAKFSRIVGDTGHVVLADINNSMLCVGRDKLRDNGIIGNVHYVQANAEELPFPDNYFDCITIGFCLRNVTDKDQALRSMYRVLKPGGRLLVLEFSKPIFEPLSKIYDTYSFHLLPKMGQVIANDADSYRYLAESIRMHPDQETLKGMMVDAGFEQVSYYNLTAGIVALHRGYKF is encoded by the coding sequence ATGGCAGCAAATCAGGAAACCACTCATTTTGGTTTTGAAACCGTCGCCAAGGAGGAGAAAGTCCGTAAGGTGGCAGAAGTCTTTCATTCCGTCGCAGCAAAGTACGACATTATGAATGATCTGATGTCCGGCGGCATTCACCGGCTATGGAAAAGATTTACGATTGATTGCAGCGGCGTTCGTCCGGGACAGAAAATTCTGGATTTGGGCGGCGGTACCGGAGACCTGACCGCGAAGTTTTCCCGGATAGTCGGAGATACAGGACACGTTGTTCTGGCAGACATCAATAACTCAATGTTGTGTGTCGGCCGGGACAAACTACGGGACAATGGCATTATCGGGAATGTCCATTATGTTCAGGCAAATGCGGAAGAATTGCCATTCCCCGATAACTATTTTGATTGTATCACTATCGGTTTTTGTTTACGGAACGTGACGGATAAAGATCAGGCACTGCGTTCGATGTATCGTGTGCTGAAGCCCGGTGGACGCTTGCTGGTTCTGGAATTTTCAAAGCCGATTTTTGAGCCGTTATCTAAAATCTACGATACCTACTCTTTTCACCTCCTGCCGAAAATGGGGCAGGTGATTGCCAATGATGCAGACAGTTACCGATATCTGGCCGAGTCTATCCGTATGCATCCAGATCAGGAAACCCTGAAAGGGATGATGGTCGATGCAGGTTTTGAGCAGGTCAGTTATTACAATCTGACTGCTGGCATTGTCGCACTTCATCGTGGCTATAAATTCTGA
- the rmuC gene encoding DNA recombination protein RmuC, with amino-acid sequence MQWIIEYQSLLYILTIGVVGSAGITGWWMKQKMRLELSRLQQQLDSREQLHEQELSQVMTQLRQTQADLHESEDAQDLAMAELRQLHGQHMASVEKLGQMAALQQERAQLSSELTQLREQKAQLQAQLREQEARHEAQMTASQEKLQLLERAEERLKQQFEQLANQLFDVKTAKVDQQNKQSLEGLLNPLKLQLEGFRKQVNDSFTQEAKERHTLVHELKNLQRLNEQMAQEALNLTQALKGDNKQQGNWGEVVLARVLAESGLREGHEYQTQVSLQNESGKRYQPDVIVNLPNDKQVVIDSKMALVAYERYYHAENDEARDKALGEHLLAIRTHLKGLSHKDYQQLKGIQTLDYVLMFIPVEPAFQLAIQAEPALVKDAMEQNIIIVSPTTLLVALRTIDNLWRNEYQNQNAQLIAEKAGKLYDKLRLFVDDMDALGSALEKAGQNYQGAMNKLVSGRGNAIRQAESFKQLGVEVKRPIASRWVDESRKAASEEESAEENLPIAERHPTGDKVN; translated from the coding sequence ATGCAATGGATTATTGAATATCAGTCCCTGTTGTATATTTTGACCATCGGTGTCGTTGGCTCGGCCGGTATTACGGGCTGGTGGATGAAGCAGAAAATGCGACTGGAATTGAGCCGGTTGCAGCAACAGCTGGATAGCCGGGAGCAGCTTCACGAGCAGGAACTCTCTCAGGTTATGACTCAACTGCGGCAGACTCAGGCTGATTTGCATGAATCTGAGGATGCACAGGATCTGGCGATGGCAGAACTCAGACAGTTACATGGTCAGCATATGGCTTCAGTCGAAAAGCTGGGGCAAATGGCGGCTTTGCAACAGGAACGGGCACAATTAAGTAGTGAGTTGACTCAGTTGCGGGAGCAAAAGGCGCAGTTGCAGGCGCAGCTTCGGGAGCAGGAAGCTCGTCATGAAGCTCAGATGACAGCCAGTCAGGAAAAATTGCAGTTGTTGGAGAGGGCTGAGGAACGCTTAAAACAGCAGTTTGAACAGTTGGCTAATCAGTTGTTTGATGTCAAAACAGCGAAGGTTGATCAACAGAATAAACAGAGTCTGGAAGGGTTGCTGAATCCGCTGAAACTGCAACTGGAAGGGTTCAGAAAGCAGGTGAATGACAGTTTCACCCAGGAAGCCAAAGAGCGGCATACACTGGTACATGAGTTGAAAAACCTGCAACGTTTGAATGAGCAGATGGCGCAAGAAGCCTTGAATCTGACTCAGGCACTCAAAGGTGATAACAAACAGCAGGGGAACTGGGGTGAGGTTGTTCTGGCCCGGGTGCTGGCAGAATCCGGATTACGTGAAGGACACGAATATCAGACGCAGGTCAGTTTGCAAAATGAGTCAGGAAAACGCTATCAGCCGGATGTGATCGTTAATTTGCCAAATGATAAGCAGGTGGTGATTGACTCTAAGATGGCTCTGGTTGCTTATGAACGCTACTACCATGCAGAGAATGATGAAGCGCGGGATAAAGCACTAGGTGAGCACTTACTTGCAATCAGAACCCATTTGAAAGGGCTTAGTCATAAAGATTATCAGCAGTTGAAAGGTATTCAGACGCTGGATTATGTGTTGATGTTTATTCCGGTTGAACCGGCATTTCAACTGGCAATTCAGGCCGAACCCGCTTTAGTCAAAGATGCGATGGAACAAAACATCATCATCGTCAGTCCAACCACACTACTGGTTGCCTTACGCACCATCGACAATTTATGGCGTAATGAATACCAGAATCAGAACGCACAGTTGATTGCGGAAAAAGCCGGAAAACTGTATGACAAACTGCGTCTGTTTGTTGATGACATGGATGCGTTGGGCAGTGCGTTGGAGAAGGCCGGTCAGAACTATCAGGGAGCGATGAATAAGCTGGTAAGCGGACGTGGTAATGCAATTCGTCAGGCAGAAAGTTTTAAGCAGTTGGGTGTTGAAGTGAAGCGCCCCATCGCTTCCCGATGGGTTGACGAGTCCCGAAAGGCAGCTTCTGAAGAAGAATCAGCGGAAGAAAATCTGCCGATTGCAGAAAGACATCCGACAGGGGATAAAGTAAACTAG
- a CDS encoding pentapeptide repeat-containing protein, which yields MEKVQSNKSYFETTFKNISLPAFTCTDSEFESCEFIDCDFSQSTFKHCKFLDCTFRQCNLSLLQTPQTRFFETEFTNCKLVGVDWTQAYWPPYYPDPDLKFYECILNDSSMFGLTLTGLVLESCKLHDVDFREGNFSGATMTDCDFTNSLFMRTNLQSVDFTDSVNYTIHVLENQVQQARFSRFEALSLLETLGIELAD from the coding sequence GTGGAAAAGGTACAAAGCAATAAAAGTTACTTTGAAACAACATTTAAAAATATCTCTCTACCGGCGTTTACCTGTACCGACTCAGAGTTTGAGTCCTGTGAATTTATTGACTGCGATTTTTCGCAGTCAACATTCAAACACTGCAAATTTCTCGATTGTACATTCCGGCAATGTAATCTGAGCCTGCTACAAACTCCGCAAACCCGCTTCTTCGAAACTGAGTTTACCAACTGTAAACTCGTTGGTGTCGACTGGACACAGGCTTACTGGCCACCTTACTATCCAGATCCTGATCTGAAATTTTATGAATGTATCCTCAATGATTCATCAATGTTCGGACTGACTCTGACCGGACTGGTTCTGGAATCATGCAAGCTCCACGATGTAGATTTCCGGGAAGGTAACTTTTCCGGAGCCACCATGACAGACTGTGATTTCACCAACAGTCTCTTCATGCGTACCAACCTGCAATCCGTCGACTTTACTGATTCAGTCAACTACACCATTCATGTGCTGGAAAACCAGGTACAACAAGCCAGATTCTCCCGTTTTGAGGCATTGAGCCTGTTGGAAACATTGGGAATTGAGCTCGCCGACTGA
- a CDS encoding DMT family transporter — protein MNEKRALMFGISAVLLWSTVATAFKLTLAQLTPIQMLAVACVISSAVLLAICTLQRQLRHIIPTFTANPGYFILSGLINPLCYYLILFQAYRLLPASQAQSINYSWAITLTIMAAVFLKQQIRRQDYLAAVLCYLGVLIIATQGNLLALHFDSPLGVGLALLSTLLWAGYWILNTQNKADPVIGLLLGFLIATPCIIALSLYEDADWSHITPQGWLSAVYVGLFEMGITFFLWLNALKQTRHTARISNLIFISPFISLVLLSVIIHEQIHPSTILGLICIIGGLVIQQFAGKKRMHAAKQ, from the coding sequence ATGAACGAAAAACGTGCCCTGATGTTCGGTATTTCTGCAGTTCTCCTCTGGTCAACTGTTGCCACGGCATTCAAACTGACGCTGGCACAACTGACACCGATACAGATGTTAGCTGTTGCATGTGTTATATCATCAGCAGTGTTGCTGGCGATTTGCACATTACAACGCCAGCTCCGTCACATCATCCCGACATTTACGGCGAATCCGGGTTATTTCATCCTTTCAGGTCTGATTAACCCATTGTGCTATTACCTGATTCTGTTTCAGGCCTATCGGTTGTTACCCGCGTCTCAGGCACAATCCATTAATTACAGCTGGGCAATCACTTTAACGATCATGGCGGCTGTTTTTCTGAAACAGCAAATCCGCAGACAAGATTATCTGGCCGCAGTTCTGTGTTATCTCGGTGTGTTGATCATTGCCACACAAGGTAATCTGCTGGCCCTGCATTTCGACAGCCCGCTTGGGGTCGGACTGGCGCTGCTATCGACATTACTCTGGGCCGGTTACTGGATTTTGAACACTCAGAATAAAGCGGATCCGGTCATTGGTTTGTTGTTAGGATTTCTTATCGCGACACCGTGTATCATTGCTTTGTCTCTTTACGAAGATGCAGACTGGTCTCATATCACGCCCCAAGGCTGGCTGAGCGCAGTTTATGTCGGATTATTTGAAATGGGGATTACTTTTTTTCTCTGGCTCAATGCGCTGAAACAAACCCGTCACACCGCCAGAATCAGCAACCTGATTTTTATCTCTCCGTTTATTTCACTGGTACTCCTGTCCGTAATCATTCACGAGCAGATTCATCCAAGTACTATTCTCGGGCTCATCTGTATTATCGGAGGGCTGGTTATTCAGCAGTTCGCCGGGAAAAAACGAATGCATGCGGCCAAACAATAA
- a CDS encoding type III effector HrpK domain-containing protein produces the protein MRVDSNVHMPITLSDESTKVLQNALSPPAQQKGQGISFGTASDSAKTMGSNGGFPEPGIQWNSRGFASFFKRVGQIQQENAKNLDRIIENAMKEVEKTTSSVQFSVTMEPYNAAKDPEVLAAIDNSKYSSPKELHKWDKMVSHLPPGQREGAAKELNRAYAAARLARDGGAAGERAMAFINANPAIRTAADTAEGGKYSKADGKITSKDLKVFANKLEDRAKEAGEMMDEYHEKHPQADEQSLSMARSAALMFANDPIIRSGSAAKAYGAAGQQDTKYLNKSDLQALSDPANNPGLPPQLIEASRLWGNPGMFNILDDLGLRGKDVARHGGDQLADFHDFRSFIENLAPTSGEEFADFMSYAAMSNATAKIDTSKLDGDVFKHPEQYTGAAKAGVLMRLQRMNEYVIAGRDIRDTEGTEKELQAKIEQLQDDPDVQKFLEEKSKENKKAIINSSSDLSRSVTRHMHDEVLTGNALKKSLQSHDGKPLSAEQATQALAGFHDEVQLYQDLTGSHLEVADIVSDRPDLERKLRQVSGEVSSGDLLTELANKKGTSAEDALNGYWTSVAFMDDALAKTSDGGLGIPGGNVLKKALKKAGIDSQQLNAINDSTLKALMSSKDNVMSKQFQQLETGSGNLLLDKLKDTAIKKGAKWIAKKGAKFATKMAASIAGRAVAAAAGQAAGAAISSTLSAAGGPIGAIAGAAVAVGFGIADLVGFFKGKAKKRRERRDFDHTVTQTLNQFGITRPK, from the coding sequence GTGAGAGTCGATAGTAATGTACATATGCCGATTACGCTCAGTGATGAGTCGACGAAGGTATTGCAGAATGCATTGTCTCCGCCGGCTCAGCAGAAAGGGCAGGGAATCAGCTTCGGCACTGCATCTGATTCTGCCAAAACGATGGGTTCTAATGGTGGCTTTCCTGAGCCAGGTATTCAATGGAACAGTCGGGGATTTGCCTCGTTCTTCAAAAGAGTAGGGCAGATACAGCAGGAGAATGCAAAGAATCTGGATCGGATCATCGAAAATGCGATGAAAGAGGTGGAGAAAACAACCAGCTCCGTTCAGTTTTCTGTGACGATGGAACCTTATAATGCGGCGAAGGATCCGGAAGTGCTGGCCGCCATTGATAACTCTAAATACAGCAGTCCTAAAGAGTTACATAAATGGGATAAAATGGTCAGTCACCTGCCGCCGGGACAGAGAGAAGGGGCCGCCAAAGAGCTTAACCGGGCTTATGCGGCAGCAAGGCTTGCCCGGGATGGTGGTGCTGCCGGTGAACGGGCAATGGCTTTTATTAACGCCAACCCGGCGATACGGACCGCTGCCGATACGGCTGAGGGCGGAAAATATTCGAAAGCCGACGGCAAAATCACCAGTAAAGACCTGAAGGTTTTTGCCAACAAGCTGGAAGACCGGGCCAAAGAAGCCGGTGAGATGATGGATGAATACCATGAGAAACATCCACAGGCAGACGAGCAAAGCTTAAGTATGGCCCGTTCTGCTGCGCTGATGTTTGCCAATGACCCGATTATCCGTTCCGGTTCTGCGGCTAAGGCTTATGGCGCAGCAGGGCAGCAGGATACTAAGTATCTCAATAAAAGTGATTTGCAGGCATTATCTGATCCGGCAAACAATCCGGGATTGCCACCACAATTGATCGAAGCCTCCAGATTATGGGGTAATCCGGGGATGTTCAATATTCTGGATGATCTGGGATTGCGGGGCAAAGATGTTGCCCGGCATGGTGGAGATCAACTGGCCGATTTTCATGATTTTCGCTCTTTTATCGAGAATCTGGCACCGACGAGCGGTGAAGAGTTTGCTGACTTTATGTCATATGCAGCGATGTCGAATGCAACGGCTAAAATCGATACCAGTAAACTGGATGGCGATGTTTTTAAACATCCGGAACAATATACCGGTGCCGCGAAAGCTGGCGTGTTGATGCGTTTGCAGCGGATGAATGAATATGTCATTGCCGGACGTGACATCCGTGATACTGAAGGAACTGAGAAAGAGCTGCAAGCGAAGATTGAGCAGTTACAGGACGATCCGGATGTACAGAAATTTCTTGAAGAAAAGTCCAAAGAGAATAAGAAAGCAATCATCAATTCTTCTTCTGACTTATCCCGGAGTGTCACCCGGCATATGCATGATGAAGTACTGACTGGAAACGCGCTGAAAAAATCATTGCAAAGCCATGATGGTAAACCGTTGTCTGCGGAACAGGCAACGCAGGCGTTAGCGGGATTTCATGATGAAGTGCAATTATATCAGGATCTGACCGGCAGCCATCTTGAAGTTGCGGACATTGTCAGCGATCGCCCGGATCTGGAGCGGAAACTGCGGCAGGTATCCGGAGAAGTCAGTAGCGGTGATTTGCTGACTGAACTGGCTAATAAAAAGGGAACTTCGGCAGAAGATGCACTTAACGGCTACTGGACCAGTGTCGCTTTTATGGATGATGCTCTGGCAAAGACTTCCGATGGTGGATTGGGGATTCCGGGTGGTAATGTTCTGAAGAAAGCGCTGAAAAAAGCCGGAATCGATTCTCAGCAACTCAATGCGATTAATGACTCGACTCTGAAAGCATTGATGAGTTCGAAAGACAATGTTATGTCGAAGCAGTTTCAGCAGCTTGAAACCGGCAGTGGCAATTTGTTACTTGATAAACTGAAAGATACAGCGATTAAGAAAGGGGCGAAGTGGATCGCGAAAAAAGGCGCTAAATTTGCGACGAAGATGGCAGCATCTATCGCAGGACGTGCAGTTGCAGCCGCGGCTGGTCAGGCGGCGGGGGCTGCTATTTCCAGCACATTAAGTGCTGCCGGTGGACCGATTGGTGCTATTGCCGGTGCTGCGGTCGCTGTTGGGTTCGGTATTGCTGATCTGGTGGGCTTTTTCAAAGGTAAGGCGAAAAAACGCAGAGAGCGGCGGGACTTTGACCACACGGTGACGCAGACACTCAATCAGTTCGGCATTACCAGACCGAAGTAG
- the araC gene encoding arabinose operon transcriptional regulator AraC encodes MQDDPLKPGYNFDAHLVAGLTPIIEGDELDFTIDRPNGMKGYIINLTSKGEGTLFSGKDALDVGPGDLLLFPPTAAHYYHRKEDSVCWFHRWVYFRPRAFWHDWLNWQEEHHGVYVTRGLDQTTIQNLEHLFIDIEYTSKSDEPYRSDLSINLLEQLLIRCKSMQPDVVSKPLDPRVIEAMNYMTQNLNQDFTMDMVASHICLSPSRLGHLFREEMSMTITQWRDDQRISRAKQLLVTTNYSVNQIGRIVGYTDPLYFSRVFKRKSGVSPKRYREQIT; translated from the coding sequence ATGCAAGACGATCCGCTCAAACCCGGGTATAACTTTGATGCACATCTGGTGGCCGGACTGACTCCGATTATTGAAGGAGACGAACTGGATTTTACCATTGACCGGCCCAACGGGATGAAAGGCTACATTATTAACCTGACCAGTAAAGGTGAGGGAACTCTTTTTTCCGGCAAAGACGCACTGGATGTCGGGCCGGGTGATTTGTTGTTGTTTCCCCCGACGGCGGCCCATTATTACCATCGTAAAGAAGACAGTGTGTGCTGGTTTCACCGCTGGGTGTACTTTCGTCCCAGAGCGTTCTGGCATGACTGGCTGAACTGGCAGGAAGAACACCACGGGGTTTATGTCACCCGTGGATTGGATCAGACAACCATTCAGAATCTTGAACATCTGTTTATCGATATTGAGTATACGTCCAAATCCGATGAACCCTACCGGAGCGATCTGTCGATCAACCTGTTGGAACAACTTCTGATTCGTTGCAAAAGTATGCAGCCCGATGTGGTCAGTAAACCGCTTGACCCACGGGTAATTGAAGCCATGAATTATATGACCCAGAATCTTAATCAGGATTTCACTATGGATATGGTGGCTTCGCATATCTGTCTTTCTCCCTCCCGGCTGGGGCATCTGTTCCGTGAAGAAATGTCGATGACTATCACCCAGTGGCGTGATGATCAGCGTATCAGCCGGGCAAAGCAATTACTGGTCACGACAAACTACTCGGTCAACCAAATCGGCCGGATTGTCGGCTATACCGATCCACTCTATTTTTCCCGTGTGTTTAAACGCAAATCGGGTGTCAGCCCGAAACGCTATCGTGAACAGATCACCTGA
- the araA gene encoding L-arabinose isomerase: protein MKIFDKKQVWFVTGSQHLYGPQVLQRVAHHCHDMVAGLNASADISVSIVEQQTVKTPDEILEVCRRANNDPDCIGLVLWMHTFSPAKMWIAGLSQLNKPFLHLHTQFNAELPWQDIDMDFMNLNQSAHGCREFGFIGTRLNLNRKVVTGHWQNASVHRQIDDWCRAAVGVAEAQQLKVARFGDNMRQVAVTEGNKVSAQIQFGYEVHGYGLGELSERVNAVTDSDIAALVDEYASNYEVAPSLLNDRDSLAILQQEARLELGMEQFLTEKGAGAFTNTFENLSGLTNLPGLATQRLMEKGYGYGGEGDWKTAAMARIMKVMGQGKPGGTSFMEDYTYNFGERSQVLGAHMLEVCPSIAAARPKIEIHRHTIGCDCPIARMIFSGKAGPALNVSVIDLGDRFRMLVNTVDTVTPPQDLPNLPVAHTLWEPHPSLEQAATAWIYGGGAHHTVYSQAVSVDMLSDYAEIAGIEMALIDQQTDLRQYKLDLKYSSLYYRLNGQV, encoded by the coding sequence ATGAAAATTTTCGATAAAAAACAGGTCTGGTTTGTCACCGGTTCCCAGCATTTATACGGACCTCAGGTATTACAGCGTGTTGCTCACCATTGTCATGATATGGTTGCAGGGCTGAATGCGTCTGCCGATATTTCTGTGTCGATTGTCGAACAGCAAACCGTTAAAACACCGGATGAGATTCTGGAAGTGTGTCGGAGAGCCAACAATGATCCGGATTGTATCGGTCTGGTGTTGTGGATGCATACGTTCTCTCCGGCCAAAATGTGGATTGCCGGCCTGAGCCAGCTCAATAAGCCTTTTCTTCATCTGCACACTCAGTTTAATGCAGAGTTGCCGTGGCAAGACATTGATATGGATTTCATGAACCTCAATCAGAGTGCGCATGGCTGTCGGGAGTTCGGTTTTATCGGAACTCGTCTGAACCTTAACCGGAAGGTCGTGACCGGTCACTGGCAGAATGCATCGGTTCACCGGCAAATTGATGACTGGTGTCGTGCAGCTGTCGGAGTTGCAGAAGCTCAGCAGCTTAAAGTGGCCCGGTTTGGCGATAACATGCGTCAGGTCGCTGTGACTGAAGGGAATAAAGTCTCAGCTCAGATTCAGTTTGGTTATGAAGTTCACGGCTATGGTCTGGGTGAACTGAGTGAGCGCGTCAATGCGGTGACTGACAGTGATATTGCGGCACTGGTTGATGAATATGCATCAAATTATGAAGTCGCTCCCAGCCTGCTTAATGACCGGGATTCTCTGGCAATTCTGCAACAGGAAGCGCGTCTGGAACTGGGAATGGAACAGTTCCTGACAGAGAAAGGTGCAGGAGCCTTTACCAATACATTTGAAAACCTGAGCGGACTGACTAACCTGCCCGGACTGGCGACACAGCGCCTGATGGAAAAAGGTTATGGCTATGGCGGTGAAGGTGACTGGAAGACTGCGGCGATGGCCCGGATTATGAAAGTCATGGGACAGGGTAAACCCGGCGGAACCTCCTTTATGGAAGATTATACTTACAATTTCGGTGAGCGTAGTCAGGTTCTGGGAGCGCATATGCTGGAAGTCTGCCCGTCGATTGCGGCAGCCCGGCCGAAAATTGAGATCCATCGCCATACGATTGGCTGTGACTGTCCGATTGCCCGGATGATTTTCTCGGGGAAAGCTGGCCCGGCTCTGAATGTTTCCGTGATTGATTTGGGCGATCGTTTCCGGATGCTGGTGAATACAGTGGATACCGTAACACCACCGCAGGATCTGCCGAATCTGCCGGTTGCTCATACACTCTGGGAACCACATCCGAGTCTGGAACAGGCTGCGACAGCCTGGATTTATGGCGGCGGAGCACACCACACGGTGTACAGTCAGGCTGTATCGGTCGATATGTTGTCTGATTATGCTGAGATTGCCGGAATTGAGATGGCCCTCATCGATCAACAGACCGATCTGCGTCAGTATAAACTCGATCTGAAATATAGCAGCCTGTACTACCGGCTGAATGGTCAGGTATAA
- a CDS encoding L-ribulose-5-phosphate 4-epimerase produces MDLLREQVWQANMDLQKHDLVTFTWGNVSGIDRESGLVVIKPSGVAYEDLSPANMVVVDLCGQRIEGELNPSSDTETHLELYRVFPQIGGIVHTHSMNATSWAQAGKPIPPLGTTHADYFYGHVPCTRSLTDAEIQQDYELNTGKVIVETIGQQEPLAIPGIIVKEHGPFSWGKTPDQAVHNAVVLETVAAMALKTLQINADVHAINQTLLDKHYLRKHGKNAYYGQQEHNEK; encoded by the coding sequence ATGGATTTGCTGAGAGAGCAGGTCTGGCAGGCCAATATGGATTTGCAAAAACACGATCTGGTGACCTTTACCTGGGGCAATGTTTCCGGAATTGACCGGGAATCCGGTCTTGTGGTGATTAAACCGAGTGGCGTCGCGTATGAAGACCTCTCTCCGGCCAATATGGTTGTAGTGGATCTCTGCGGACAGCGGATTGAAGGCGAGTTAAACCCTTCCTCGGATACGGAGACTCATCTGGAGTTATACCGGGTTTTCCCTCAGATTGGCGGAATTGTCCATACCCACTCAATGAATGCAACATCCTGGGCGCAGGCCGGTAAGCCGATCCCGCCACTGGGAACAACTCACGCTGACTACTTTTACGGCCATGTGCCTTGTACCCGCTCTCTGACCGATGCAGAAATTCAGCAGGACTATGAGCTGAATACCGGGAAAGTCATTGTAGAAACCATCGGACAGCAGGAACCCCTGGCGATTCCGGGGATTATTGTCAAAGAACATGGTCCGTTCAGTTGGGGGAAAACGCCGGATCAGGCAGTACATAATGCCGTTGTCCTTGAAACGGTCGCAGCCATGGCACTGAAAACGCTGCAAATCAATGCGGATGTCCATGCAATCAATCAGACACTGCTGGATAAGCATTATCTGCGTAAACACGGCAAGAATGCTTATTACGGGCAGCAGGAACATAATGAGAAATAA